The Micromonospora krabiensis genome window below encodes:
- a CDS encoding HIT family protein, with product MADGLERLWTPHRMTYISGEDRPAEGYEKPTGCPFCRAPQAPPEESLVVARGRVVFAVLNLYPYNPGHLLVCPYRHVADYTDLDGPETAELAAFTQTAMRVVRKVSNAHGFNLGMNQGGVAGAGIAAHLHQHVVPRWGGDANFMPVIGRTKVLPQLLADTRDLFTAAWPS from the coding sequence ATGGCGGACGGCCTCGAACGGCTCTGGACGCCCCACCGGATGACCTACATCTCGGGCGAGGACCGCCCGGCCGAGGGCTACGAGAAGCCGACCGGGTGCCCGTTCTGCCGTGCCCCCCAGGCGCCGCCGGAGGAGAGCCTGGTCGTGGCGCGTGGGCGGGTCGTCTTCGCGGTGCTGAACCTCTACCCGTACAACCCGGGACACCTGCTGGTCTGCCCCTACCGGCACGTCGCCGACTACACCGACCTGGACGGGCCGGAGACCGCGGAGCTGGCCGCGTTCACCCAGACCGCGATGCGCGTGGTCCGCAAGGTGAGCAACGCCCACGGCTTCAACCTGGGGATGAACCAGGGCGGCGTGGCGGGCGCCGGCATCGCCGCGCACCTGCACCAGCACGTGGTGCCGCGCTGGGGTGGCGATGCCAACTTCATGCCGGTGATCGGGCGCACGAAGGTCCTGCCGCAGCTGCTCGCCGACACCCGCGACCTCTTCACGGCCGCCTGGCCGTCCTGA